The following proteins come from a genomic window of Deinococcus sp. KSM4-11:
- a CDS encoding bifunctional 4-hydroxy-2-oxoglutarate aldolase/2-dehydro-3-deoxy-phosphogluconate aldolase produces MPDLPTLLRRHRLLAILRGVPALHAPRLIETLRAAGIALFEVALSDALGLDALKAVHAAHPDLMLGAGTILTPALAAQAQAAGASFLVTPHLVPDVAHVANENGLGLLMGALTPTEIVQALALGSAAVKVFPAGLFGPDYFQQLRGPYPDAPLLAVGGVTAGNLGAYLAAGALGAGIGGALTHTDWSAPDWASLHSGAAALVAAAGLGDSL; encoded by the coding sequence ATGCCTGACCTTCCCACCCTGCTGCGCCGCCACCGTCTGCTCGCCATCCTGCGCGGCGTGCCGGCCCTCCACGCTCCCCGCCTGATCGAGACCCTGCGGGCGGCGGGCATCGCACTCTTCGAGGTGGCCCTCTCGGACGCGCTTGGACTGGACGCCCTGAAGGCCGTGCATGCCGCCCACCCGGATCTGATGCTGGGCGCGGGGACGATCCTCACGCCAGCACTGGCGGCCCAGGCGCAGGCGGCTGGCGCCAGCTTTCTGGTCACGCCGCATCTGGTACCGGACGTCGCGCACGTCGCCAACGAGAATGGGCTGGGCCTGCTGATGGGCGCGCTCACACCCACTGAAATCGTGCAGGCACTCGCGCTGGGCAGCGCCGCCGTGAAGGTGTTTCCGGCCGGGCTGTTCGGCCCGGACTACTTCCAGCAGCTGCGCGGCCCGTACCCGGACGCGCCGCTGCTGGCCGTGGGGGGCGTGACCGCCGGAAACCTCGGTGCCTACCTGGCGGCTGGCGCGCTCGGCGCGGGCATCGGCGGGGCCCTGACCCACACCGACTGGAGCGCCCCGGACTGGGCGTCACTGCACTCCGGCGCGGCTGCCCTGGTCGCCGCCGCCGGCCTGGGAGACAGCCTATGA
- a CDS encoding sugar kinase, producing MIPRPTDGSVLGFGEALLKFTLPPTHRLEDMTSLNADCAGAELNVATAVRALGRPAAWVGALPPGPLGDWARTWIASLGVTDDSLSLPGRLGTLYLEDHHAPRPSRAAYDRSGTAFQALSAAHLDPRWLEGRAALHVSGISLALGDGPRDLALALIDHARAQGTLVSFDVNHRRLLLADAAAPATYGPAAARADVIFTAARDAPLLGGVAGLRDLNPHALIVVTRGAQGSEAHLNGGEVVTQPAFQATGPGRVGRGDTFAGGFLHAWLKGAAPADALRYASACAALKTTLPGDRFRASEADVQAVLVGGEQGEPRR from the coding sequence ATGATCCCACGGCCCACCGACGGTTCGGTGCTCGGCTTTGGAGAAGCCCTGCTCAAGTTCACGCTGCCGCCCACCCATCGGCTGGAGGACATGACCTCCCTGAATGCCGACTGCGCCGGGGCGGAACTGAACGTGGCCACGGCCGTGCGGGCGCTGGGCCGTCCCGCCGCGTGGGTGGGGGCGCTGCCTCCGGGGCCGCTGGGAGACTGGGCGAGAACCTGGATCGCGTCGCTCGGCGTGACGGACGACAGCCTGAGCCTGCCGGGCCGCCTGGGCACGCTGTACCTCGAGGATCATCACGCCCCCCGCCCCAGCCGCGCCGCGTACGACCGCAGCGGCACGGCATTCCAGGCCCTCAGCGCCGCTCACCTGGATCCCCGCTGGCTGGAGGGCCGCGCGGCGCTTCACGTGAGCGGCATCAGTCTGGCACTCGGCGATGGACCGCGAGACCTGGCCCTGGCGCTCATCGACCACGCCCGCGCCCAGGGCACCCTCGTGTCCTTTGACGTGAACCACCGCCGCCTGCTGCTCGCCGACGCCGCTGCCCCCGCGACCTACGGCCCGGCCGCTGCCCGGGCCGACGTGATCTTCACGGCCGCGCGAGACGCACCCTTGCTGGGCGGCGTGGCCGGCCTGCGCGACTTGAATCCGCACGCGCTCATCGTGGTCACGCGCGGCGCTCAGGGCAGCGAGGCGCACCTGAACGGCGGCGAGGTGGTCACGCAGCCCGCCTTCCAGGCGACCGGGCCGGGCCGCGTCGGACGGGGGGACACCTTCGCCGGGGGGTTCCTGCACGCCTGGCTGAAGGGCGCCGCGCCCGCCGACGCCCTGCGCTACGCGTCCGCGTGTGCCGCGCTGAAGACCACCCTGCCGGGGGACCGGTTCCGCGCCAGTGAGGCCGACGTGCAGGCGGTGCTGGTGGGCGGTGAACAGGGTGAACCGCGCCGCTGA
- a CDS encoding ATP-binding protein, with translation MTELQDPEFRFRLALQAARLGIWEYDLMTGIGRRSPELRALLGLHDTERTLAEMLGDVHEDDRDTVVAALTALADSAATEGQIHFRFRHPDGRLLWLEQHVFVEHDPAGQARHFYSLVRDVTTQRQTEQELHDLNATLEARVADRTRELEEERAALDAFVAFTEVAGAQPEPHLLALHAVDALEHTLAEVSVLYMERDRDLWKVRAHSPSMDAGLLAQLESGVPVEPPGSARAMPEGDAFFLPDWHGPERGLPLAAGYRAAAVYPCVVDGRAAGLLVMGITRAPSWTPREQAVFRAVGRSLTLALERAAVTATLWQQNEALEARTRALGAANEELEAFAYSVSHDLRTPVRHVMGFVELTRTALRREQVDKALRSLDIVSEAAQRMNTLIDGMLELSRAGRDGFTPRWVNLGGLIDQARQDVAREFPDRQVRWTVDADLDLWADPALLQQVMTNLISNAVKYSSGQASSDLTVRALPSETGWTVTVQDNGVGFDERYAHKLFAVFQRLHTPREFPGTGVGLATVRRIVLKHGGTVFAHSPGQAGAVFGFTLPRPVADDAESG, from the coding sequence ATGACCGAGTTGCAGGATCCGGAGTTCAGGTTCCGGCTGGCCCTGCAGGCGGCGCGGCTGGGCATCTGGGAGTATGACCTGATGACCGGGATCGGGCGGCGATCCCCGGAACTGCGGGCGCTGCTCGGCCTGCACGACACGGAGCGGACGCTGGCCGAGATGCTCGGCGACGTGCATGAGGACGACCGGGACACGGTGGTGGCGGCCCTGACGGCCCTGGCGGACAGCGCGGCGACGGAGGGGCAGATCCACTTCCGGTTCCGCCATCCGGATGGCCGGCTGCTGTGGCTGGAGCAGCACGTCTTCGTGGAACACGACCCCGCTGGCCAGGCCCGGCACTTCTACAGTCTGGTCCGTGACGTGACCACGCAGCGGCAGACCGAGCAGGAGCTGCACGACCTCAACGCCACGCTGGAGGCACGGGTGGCCGACCGCACCCGCGAGCTGGAGGAGGAGCGGGCCGCGCTCGACGCGTTCGTGGCGTTCACGGAAGTGGCGGGAGCCCAGCCTGAACCGCACCTGCTCGCCCTCCATGCGGTCGACGCCCTGGAGCACACGCTGGCAGAGGTGAGCGTCCTGTATATGGAGCGCGACCGGGATCTGTGGAAGGTGCGGGCGCATTCGCCTTCCATGGACGCGGGCCTCCTGGCGCAGCTCGAATCCGGCGTGCCCGTCGAGCCGCCGGGGTCGGCGCGGGCCATGCCCGAGGGAGACGCGTTCTTCCTGCCGGACTGGCACGGCCCGGAGCGGGGCCTGCCGCTGGCCGCCGGGTACCGCGCGGCGGCCGTGTATCCCTGCGTGGTGGATGGACGCGCCGCCGGATTGCTGGTCATGGGCATCACCCGCGCGCCAAGCTGGACACCGCGCGAGCAGGCCGTGTTCCGTGCCGTGGGCCGCAGCCTGACGCTGGCGCTGGAGCGCGCCGCCGTGACCGCCACGCTGTGGCAGCAGAACGAGGCCCTCGAGGCCCGCACGCGGGCGCTGGGCGCCGCGAACGAGGAACTGGAGGCCTTCGCCTACTCGGTGTCGCACGACCTGCGGACGCCAGTGCGGCACGTGATGGGGTTCGTGGAGCTCACGCGCACGGCGCTGCGCCGGGAGCAGGTCGACAAGGCGCTGCGGTCGCTGGACATCGTGTCCGAGGCGGCGCAGCGCATGAACACCCTGATCGACGGCATGCTGGAGCTCTCCAGGGCAGGTCGGGACGGCTTCACGCCGCGCTGGGTGAACCTGGGCGGGCTGATCGATCAGGCCCGGCAGGACGTGGCCCGGGAGTTCCCGGACCGGCAGGTGCGCTGGACCGTGGACGCCGACCTCGACCTGTGGGCGGATCCAGCGCTGCTGCAGCAGGTCATGACGAACCTCATCAGCAACGCGGTGAAGTACTCCAGCGGGCAGGCCAGCAGCGACCTGACGGTGCGCGCCTTGCCTTCCGAGACCGGGTGGACGGTCACGGTACAGGACAACGGCGTGGGCTTCGACGAGCGCTATGCGCACAAGCTGTTCGCGGTGTTCCAGCGGCTCCACACGCCCCGGGAGTTTCCGGGAACCGGTGTGGGACTGGCCACGGTGCGCCGGATCGTGCTCAAGCATGGCGGCACGGTGTTCGCCCACAGTCCGGGTCAGGCCGGGGCCGTGTTCGGCTTCACGCTGCCGAGGCCAGTTGCCGATGACGCCGAGTCCGGCTGA
- a CDS encoding cytochrome b N-terminal domain-containing protein, producing MSSGQRGGLLGWLEERTGLVRAVTALMDHRVPRRSRWAYVFGSATLFALVLQVVTGITLAMVYTPSPAAGYESVQRLSAPGSVTAFVRALHYFGASLMVVMAGIHMIRVYLMAAYKYPREVQWLSGVVLLLLTLAMAFTGQVIRWDGNGYWSLVVGAEQAARAPVIGPWLARFLLGGDTPGVDTLPHLYALHALWLPAGLLGLVALHVGLVLRNGISEPPVPGRPVDVRTYKRDYRALVQRDGVPFWPDAAWRDAVFGSLMILLVSVLAWRLGPPLLSGPPDPSVVAVDPKPDWYLLWYFTVLALWPYGITNVMLIAAPTLGILALLALPLLRPAGERAPSRRPWALGIVGVCVAVIASLTAVGLREPWLPALDAPALPAATVHSRDPAVWRGAALWHTESCEACHRIGGLGGQRGPELSTVGARLNADQLTLRIQNGGRGMPAYAGVLSTQQLTDLVAFLHSRQ from the coding sequence GTGAGCTCCGGTCAGCGCGGCGGCCTGCTCGGCTGGCTGGAGGAGCGGACCGGTCTTGTCCGTGCCGTGACCGCCCTCATGGATCACCGGGTGCCGCGCCGCAGCCGCTGGGCGTACGTGTTCGGCAGCGCCACGCTGTTTGCCCTCGTCCTCCAGGTCGTCACGGGCATCACGCTCGCCATGGTCTACACTCCCTCTCCGGCGGCCGGGTACGAGAGCGTGCAGCGGCTGAGCGCCCCGGGCAGCGTCACGGCCTTCGTGCGCGCCCTGCATTATTTCGGGGCTTCACTGATGGTCGTGATGGCCGGAATCCACATGATCCGCGTGTACCTGATGGCCGCGTACAAATACCCACGGGAGGTGCAGTGGCTGTCGGGCGTCGTGCTGCTGCTGCTCACCCTGGCCATGGCCTTCACGGGGCAGGTCATCCGCTGGGACGGCAACGGTTACTGGAGCCTGGTGGTCGGCGCGGAGCAGGCGGCCCGCGCCCCCGTGATCGGGCCGTGGCTGGCACGGTTCCTGCTGGGCGGCGACACGCCCGGCGTGGACACCCTGCCGCACCTGTACGCCCTGCACGCGTTGTGGCTGCCCGCCGGTCTGCTGGGTCTGGTGGCCCTGCACGTGGGCCTGGTGCTCCGCAACGGCATCAGCGAACCGCCAGTCCCCGGGCGTCCAGTCGACGTCCGAACGTACAAGCGTGACTACCGGGCGCTCGTGCAGCGCGACGGCGTGCCCTTCTGGCCGGACGCCGCGTGGCGGGACGCGGTCTTCGGCAGCCTGATGATCCTGCTGGTGAGCGTCCTGGCCTGGCGGCTGGGCCCGCCCCTCCTGAGCGGCCCTCCCGATCCGTCGGTGGTGGCGGTCGATCCGAAACCCGACTGGTACCTGCTGTGGTACTTCACGGTGCTCGCGCTGTGGCCCTACGGGATCACCAACGTCATGCTGATCGCCGCGCCCACACTGGGCATCTTGGCCCTGCTGGCGCTGCCGCTGCTGCGGCCCGCCGGGGAACGCGCGCCGTCCCGGCGACCGTGGGCGCTGGGCATCGTGGGCGTGTGCGTGGCGGTGATCGCCTCCCTGACCGCTGTCGGACTGCGCGAACCGTGGTTGCCCGCGCTGGACGCCCCCGCCCTCCCGGCCGCCACCGTGCACAGCCGCGACCCGGCCGTGTGGCGCGGCGCGGCCCTGTGGCACACCGAGTCCTGCGAGGCCTGCCACCGGATCGGGGGGCTCGGCGGGCAGCGGGGGCCGGAGCTGAGCACGGTCGGCGCCCGCCTGAATGCGGATCAATTGACCCTGCGCATCCAGAACGGGGGCAGAGGCATGCCCGCCTACGCCGGGGTGCTCAGCACCCAGCAGCTCACGGATCTCGTCGCGTTCCTCCACAGCCGCCAGTGA